The region GACCGGGCGGATACCGCCGATCAGCAGGAACCACACCCCGGCGTACGCGAACACCGCCTGCACCTGCGGTCCGGCGAACCAGGAGACGCCGAACACCACCGCGGTGGTGACCACTACCGAGATGACGCCGAACACGTTGCGGATCATGACGAGCATGGCCAGCAGCAGCACCACCGCTATCCAGAGCAGCAGGGTGATCCGGTTACCGCCGAGCAGCCAGGCTCCGGCGAGCCCGATCAGTGACGGGGCGACATAGCCGGCGAGCAGGGTGACGGCCATGCCGGGCCCGGACGGCCGTCCGGCCGACAGGGTCAGGCCGGAGGTGTCCGAGTGGAGCCTGACGCCGTGCAGGCGACGCCCGGTGAGCAGGGCGGCCAGGGCGTGCCCGCCCTCGTGCGCGATCGTGATCGCGTTGCGGCCGATCCGCCACGGGATCCGGGTCAGCACCACGGCGAGCGCGGCCAGCCCGGTGAGCAGGACGAGCAGCGGCGGTGGATCCGGTTGGGCGTCGAACAGCCGGTTCCAGACCTCGGTGAAGCTGTCGATCGACACAGCCGGGGAGCCTAGCCCACCTGCGCGAGGCCGACGATTCGGCGACGACGACGTACCCGGGTCGGCTGAGCCCGTACCCGACTTGCGGGACTTGAGGAACATTTAAGAAAAACGATCTGATCCGCTCAGCTTCCGTACCCGTACCCATCGATGCTGCAACCGAGCAGCACGGGATCAAGGGAGCGGTGCATGTACAGGAGAAGCGGGACGACCGGCCGGGCACGGAAGCTGCTCATCGGTGTGGCCGCGACGGCCCTGCTCGGCACCGCACTGGCGGTCGGTACGGGAATGAGCAACGCGGGCGAGAACTGCA is a window of Micromonospora sp. NBC_01699 DNA encoding:
- a CDS encoding M50 family metallopeptidase; its protein translation is MSIDSFTEVWNRLFDAQPDPPPLLVLLTGLAALAVVLTRIPWRIGRNAITIAHEGGHALAALLTGRRLHGVRLHSDTSGLTLSAGRPSGPGMAVTLLAGYVAPSLIGLAGAWLLGGNRITLLLWIAVVLLLAMLVMIRNVFGVISVVVTTAVVFGVSWFAGPQVQAVFAYAGVWFLLIGGIRPVGELQTLRRRGRMPASDADQLAGITFLPAIFWVGLFGLVNLLALGIGTSLLAGAHLANLDLPF